The Montipora capricornis isolate CH-2021 chromosome 3, ASM3666992v2, whole genome shotgun sequence genome includes the window ATGCTGTATCAAAACACAAAGTTGTGTTGCTTTTCAACGTTTTTGGGTTTGAGCATTCCCTTCATCTTGTTATTTCCAGTGACCCCAGTGGGGAAGTGTCTGGATGTTATCTGAAACAACACTATAATACTCTGAGCTACAAAATTCTAGTATCACTTGTGATTTTCGGAGACCAGGCCTCCATGTGAATTTAGAAGGCAACCCTGAAAAGAATACTGGTAATACTTTGCAGCTGTGTGTTTTTGCCCATTCATGCTGATGGTACACTAGAATGTCTGATGCAGAGATAGATTGGAGAGACAACAAAAAGGCTATCGAGGGGTGAGCGATAGGTGTGAGGGGAGCAGTTTAAGGCAAGATTTACCGCTTGCACACAGCCTTATAAGTCCATTTCTCCATACTGTTTAGACTTCCCGAAATGGCTGAATTCATCAGCCGGTGTGAGGAATTCCTAATTGAAGAGTTCAGCCCGTTAGACTCCCAGTGGTCTAGTGAAGACTTTCTCTCTTTGAGTTCGAATGGCCTTCAAAAAGGTTTGTCCTGTCGTCTTTCATGTAACTATAATTTCATCAGCAATTCGTTGTGATTTGGAAGCCCGGAGTGAAAGTGAATCGTGCCCAGGGATATTCATTCTTCATTagctgcaagttttttttctctgatttcCTAGTAAACAACATTACACTTTCCCCTTCATCCTCCCCGAAAAAAGTCTGATATTTTGGCGCAATAGGAGAGGTGATCATCACTTTCTCAGTATAGAGTGATCATCACCCTTTTTTCCATGTTGGATCCGTTTTCAATAGTTATTTATCTCGCCACCACTAGCGAACATATAAGGAAGATAtcattgacgtcacctattgttattaatgtggcaaccagagcctcactggctgtagaaacaaaaggtcttttcTTCTTGTGggtggcaaatttgaataacaaaagcaatgtttgtaaacagatatcttccttaTTTGCGATTTTCTTGTTGTAAGCGCCAACAGAAACGCACAAATGGACCTGATGGTCCTTTCTCTAAAAAAACTTCGGGCCTTGTTTCAGGTTTCGTAGTGCCCTCAATAGCTCTCAGGAGTGAAGGGTGTAGTCTCTAAAGAAGGTATTATTCTGTGTCGGTGGGAAAGTAAAACGCGAAAATTTAATTTTACCAAGCGAGCTGATAAAGTTCGAATTGTTTCCGTGAAAGGATGGAATGgctaacgtttcgagcgttaacgCCTCGTCAGCCATTGAATCTTTTTTGTcgcggtggtaattcgacctttatcaactagTTTGATTAAGATCAAATTATCTGTCagagcggatttggacccccccacccccaccgcGGATTTGGATCCCCGGTCCAGATCCGATAGCAGATATGGACCCCCTTTCGCGGATTTTGACCCCCCTGAAAATAAACGTTCTTTtgattaaagtgcccctgtaaaaaaaaataactttctttgtttcttcagattttgaaagtgtgtttgcttaacatctgactggcaaagttttgagctttaatttttatccGAAGGCCGTTTtatttgagtgtaagttttggatttcatggtccgccattgtTCACTTTCAAatctgaccgattggacctcagagggctggatccagggaaaagtgacgtcaaaggctcagcttattatacatgaaaaacgcgagtttaaaaatctgaaagcccaaaactcccgtgctgcatattaattctgcggcgtacgcacgcattgcattcttaaactagagagcctttgacgtcattttcgcGTCGATTCAGCTCtgtcaagatcttaaagttagaaATGGGGTTCAAATCTAGTGGGGGTCCAAATTCGCTGGGACACCGATATCCCGTGACCCACATTTACTTGACGAGGCGTCTTTGTGGGAAGTGTTGACCGCACTTTTCAAAAATCGTTCGCACTGCAAGAGTGACCTTTCTGTGTCTTCAGAAAACTTTTTGTTCCTTCGGAATCGGGGATTGAAATATACGCGCGATTCGTGCCCAAAAACTGTCGTACTCTATTTACGAATCGAACGAACAAGTTAAATCATATGAAGTGGTATTTGGTGTCCTTATGTTTCAGTTCTTTCCAGTAACGATCTTTGCGTGTCTTCGGAAAACACCGTTTTCCTTGCACTCATGAAATGGGCGGAAGTGAATGAAGTATTtgatgaacaactggagccactCCTAGAGCTTGTGCGTTTCAAATCCATGACAATTAACTACCTTCACGATGTTGTAACCAGCGATCATCCCATTGCCTCTACGGTTGGCAAATTTCCGCTGTTATTCGAGGAGGCTGTTTTTTATCACGCATTTTCAAAGGTAGGAATTTGTCAGTGATTGCAGCTCTGAAATAAGGTATATATTTGAAGCGCGGGATATAGAcgaaattgaaagaaatggttgtCGCCCTtggctggacaatttaagcaattgtttcttagagacacctgaaaaatccaggtgaCTTGAACGGGATTACGAACCCAGGACCTCTGGGATGGGCGGTGCAATGCTCTCtagcaactgagctatgaagccaatcggttgggagcaggtcaatcaTTTCATAAGTCCATTCACGCGAACACATGAGCCCGTttacctgctcccaactgagtgtcACACAGTCTAAGTAGGCGCTGGGGTGAATAGCCAATCGCAATTGCAGCATGACAAGGAGAATCCCTAAGCCAATCGGGGCCTCTAATTTAAACGCACTTCAAAATCGCTGAAATCGTTGGTTATCAGAATGTGCTTTCGCATTTTCAGGAAAGGCAATGTGAGGAAGGCGagcctgtctcaagaaaagtttATGACGAACCAGTTGTATTCAACTGGACTGTGGACATCGGAGAGGATGTTGAAGtggagaagaaaaagaagatcaTCAAGTCACCGCATTTTTGGGTCAGCGGATACGAAATGTAAGAGATCCTTCATCCACAAAAGCTCACGTTCGGATTTATCAGTATACAGTGGAACCTGCATTCAAGGGACACCCTAGGGACCAGGGCTGTTGTCCCCTGAATAGAGGTTGGGTTGGAGTCAAAGGAACATTTTTCCCGGGCCAAATTCTTTGTCCCCTGGAGAGAGGTGCCCTAAAGGAGAGGTTCCACTGTATACAGACATATCTCCGAGGTTTCATGAAATAGGTTTTGGGTGTTCATCGTGGCGCtaagatcgcgacgtttcgactggttacgcgtcacctcaTAAAGCACGATGCTCTGCTGTGATTGTTGGTTTCTTCACAGCTGTTGCTCCCTCGGAAGTCCCCTGTTGTATAGGGCTCGCCGGTTGTTGTGTTTCAGGGTCGAGTGGGCATCCATGCTTCTAGAATTTCTGTTCCACTGTCCCTATTGACATTGTTAGGGACAGTAGAAACACCGTGAGACAAACgacttaaatattattttacttcACCACACTtgacaacctcgtttccagggtctctcttccctgcctcctttgtcgttgaggaGAAGGGCAGTGGAGGCAGAGAAttgagaccctgggaacgagattgcacaCTTGACAACTTCGTGAGGCAAACAATGAACAATTTCATAGAGTCTTCAGGTAGTTTGAAGCTAAACCTGTTTGAACTTTTGAGCTCTATACTAGGAATTCGAATCGCATAAATCTTTCGGCTCACACCGCGAACCTGGATAACAGTAACAAGTGGAAATTTGTCACAATTTTTCTTGGACCATTTTCGACCGCGAGCAGCCTCTTCTAGAAACGTGGAGGGATCGTAATATCTTTTGTGGTGTACACCCGTTCTCGACACTAGGACAAATTTGGTCATCCTACGTCGTTGTTAAGGGAAGAACGGTTAAAGAATGTACAATGTAAAACGCTCGTGCAGAGTattgaaaggaaaaaacgagCAAGAAGTGAATCGATTTCTTATTATATTTGCAAACTCATATCACGTGAAAAATTACCGTGGGAGGCCTTAATTCTGCTATCGGCTAGCAAAGTATTTCAACGTAAATTGGTGAGGTGATCGTACTAGCGACAAGTGTGAGAAAACAAAGTGTGATTTCAAGTGAATTAAAGCAAAATTAGAGCATTCAAGTGTGAGTAGTGAACTATTTCCgaaaaaaactttgcactttgGATTCCGGATTCATAACGTTTCGGAATCGTGATAAACATGGAAATCTTTTGTACCGGCTTCATATTGTGTGTGGTTACACGAAAGCAAATCTGGTATCAAAACGCTTCAGATTGGTCACGAATCCGGAAACATTTGCTTTTGTGTAAATGTAGTCTAATCTCTCAAAGTTACCATTCATACTCACTTTTCATCTTCTGTGTAATGTTCAGAGAACTGGATTTGAAACTTAACTTGTATTTAGTTATATCAACAATatcacattttcattttcaggtTCCTTGAACTAAAACTGAGGACTTCCGGTTGTCAAGGTCTCTATCTGACCATCAGTACACGTGACTTCCGCCATACCAGTAAGGGGTTCGTTAAACTGGCTTACTCTCTGACGTCAAACTTTCCCAAGGCTACCCGAGTGATCAACGAAGCCGACGTGTTTGACCGGGAAGGGTCTGGATGGGGTTATGAAGAATTTTTTCCTTTGAGCTGGGTAGAATTCAAAGACCAGCTAAAAAGAACACCTTTGGTAATAACGTCGCGTGTTAGTCTTCTGGAATAGCGGAATAGTGCCGTCATAGCCCTATCGAGAACTCAACCCCTTCATCGATACGGGTCCTTGACCCGTTTCCCGAAAGTCAAGTCCCTGAGCACAGGTAGCCATTCGACGAAAAAAATAATGCGCCATCCTTGTTCCGAAAATCTGGCCTTCCACTATACCTTATTCAGAAGGAAAAATGCAAGATTACTATTTAAACATTTTGTGTAAATCGCTAGCCTGAGAGGAGTGAAGCTACGATACGCTTATTACGAGAAGCTGATAGTTTTTCCTGCTTTTTAGAAAGCAAATGAATAGCAAAGTTTCACAACCGGTTCTTCGAGGTACGAAAGGAAATATAGCTCTCGAAATTCATCTGATAAGTTTCAGGGCTTTTGACAAACGAACTCCAAAAGTTTATCGGCGAAAAACTCATTCTCCCATTTTAATAAAAGGAGGTAGCATTATCGGACATTACCTCTTTGCTAGTTTAATTAAAAGGGAGCATAAGCAcgcgcggacggcaaccagtcatctctaatggagaaaagatactcagcaatgcaaatgtggttgtgtgaagacaagttaaaagggaaaacagctcacttccggttgccgtccgcgtctcaaaaacgcgccttcttaagctcccttttttATCTTCTTTATCGTGTATAATGAAGTGAATAATGaaatttattcaagtgtcaacTGGAGTTAGGTCTGGGACACTAACTGGGGACCCTGTGTACAGAAATTAAATCGGCACAGGAGAAAACCGTAATACCCAGGAAAAAACCTTTCGGAGTAGAGTAGAACGTTACCCACATGTGATGcaaagtctgggaatcgaacggAGGACACATTGAttagaggcgagtgctctcaccactgcgccattcctgcTCCAGACATATCGCGCTCCTTGACGGAGAATGATGTGAAccgactctgaagatgacttcttaATGTCAGTCACAAACAACAGTCCTTCTCGGGACAAAACGCAATCGGATGAAGgtattccttgaaggcttgtCTTAGATTCCTCTGGTTCGAAGTCCCAGAGATGAGGATTCTCTTCTGTCACACCATCTTCCAATTGACGCTCAAAATTGTCCATTAACACGGACCTTTAGGTCTTGTTCAGACATGCGGCGTGAACGGAAGCTCGTGTCAGTGAACTACCGCAACACAAGCGCGAAAGCTCGGACGCATTAAGAAAAGGAATGGGAAAATGTCCATTCTTTTGCACGTGCATTTGCGCTTTGGTTTGCGTATGAAGCGGGGCATTGCAAAACGCAATGCAAGCGCAAAATTGCATGCAATACCAGTTCCATTTCACCCACGTTACCTTCACGAAAAATTAAGCATAATAATGTCTTTATCTCACTCACGTAGTAcgcgcgctatgattggctaatttcgCTAATTTCATTTATGCAGTTGAACGTTCCGCTGAGATGTAATCAATGTCCTCAGttctaacctcgttttctcagtccgtgctgtaagttacggattCTCGTTTTTTGCCGGTTGATAACTTACGGCATTGACTTCAAACTCGGTATTAAAGTGAGAGGTGGACATAAATCTTTTCCATGCCTTAACTTACAAGCTTGTAATCACGCACGGTGTTTtattcacatgattttgctCTCTATTAAATAAGTATTGCTATTATTTAGGAACTATTAACATTGCCAATAACTTTCCGTTTCCGAGTATAATGGACgaatataaattaaataaaacttTGAATGAGTCAAACAAGTCTTCGAAATGCGGGATTCATTAACAGAACAGGCAATCGATTTTCGCTGGCCTAAGTGGTTTTCTGGCCACACTGTAAAATCAACTTGTTCCATTTCATACCGGAACTCGTAACGCCGTAAAAAACCgcaaactttgaaaaatgtcagaagaaaaaaatccttaaatACATCTACCGCCATGTCGGTCTATACGAATAAGCCCATTGATTAGGAGCCAAGAATGGCTCTTGCGTTATGGCTAAGACATTGAGAGGCGTTTTAAAGGGAACGTCTGGTCGCTGAAACcattttgttgttgtcgtcCTCAGTGGGGCAGATTCGTGATTCTTCTTCGTGTGGAACCGTGGGAAACGTCTGTACCGGCTGTTATCTGCGCCTGGGACACCTTGAAATGAAGCCACGTAGCACGTTCTTGCGTCATTTGTCGCGTTCCATGTGATTAGGTTGCTGGAGTAGTGTTGACATCGATCGGGAAAAGTTCGTCGACCAAGACCCTATGAGGGAAACATATATAACAGCAAAGGAAGGCGCAACCGCATGAAACGAAAGAGAAATTAAATGGTATCATAGTTTTCTCGCGATCTTCGCTAAAGGCCCGGTTTAATAAGTGGTGCAGCCACTTGGAAGGCTCTCTCTTagcttttttgtgtttgttggttTCTATTGTTATTGATTTCGAATTGATTGTTTACAGTGAAGTCTAAAAACAAGATATTCAACATATATAGAGATATATATATACGAGCCTAGGGTTACGGCTTACGACGCCTTGAAAGTAGGTTATTTGACTTACATTCCCAAAGTATTCTCCTTCATCTTGAAATGCATGCCTGTTATCGTGCGAGGAAAAAGGAAACCGTTTAAACGGAACCTGAAAACATCAAAACATTGCTTCAGATCGATCTCTCTCTGTCTGTAAAGGAAACGGATTACAATTACGTCAAAGGTAGCCACCATAAATTATTCAGTCCCAAATTCATCGGAACTGTCTTTTGAGTCCGAAGGGAAAAGCGCAAACGCGTGGGAGACCCAAGCGAAGCGCATCCCCGAGCTAGCCGGGAGTGGATTTTCAtggatgagggaggaaaaccgaaatacctggagaaaaacccttggGGTCAGGCTGAGGATCTACAGGGACTCAGCGCACTCACCATCGCAGAGCTCGAGGTGGAAGGCGCGGTTGATGTCTGACTAAAGTTTTTTCGGTAAGGCTGCGTGGTCGTCAGAAATACAAAGTACTTCACCCACCACAAGAGcctacagtctcggtcacaaatgttgtaacacagacggcaaTTTCCCCCTTCTCCCCggcttcaatgttgatgttcaTGTGTTCGAGTGAAAAAAACCAACCGGTAAACGCAACATTGAAGGGAGGGAGAAGGAgggatttcttttttaaaagcttGGATGCACTTGACTTGCTGTTCTATTTATGACCGAAGTTGTAGCTATATTTTTCTCACGCTTCACCAATAAGGTCACGTCAATATGACGTGTGATATTTCGTAGGTTTCCTGGCAACAGAGGTTACAAAAGAGGTTATCGTATACAAACATGAACCGTCCTGGAGAATAACACCCACTTAATTAGCCAATCGTGAAGCGGTTAACAAATTTACCTCGTGTTTCTCTTCAAACCTCTCCGGTGCTGACGCTACGCGTTTCTCGGGTGGTTTGGAGTCGTCAAGTGTCCTTGGCCAACCACTGgtacaaaactgaaaaaagccAGAAATGTGAGAAATTGATATGCTGCTGCTTTTTTATGCCTAGCAAGAAAGCCTCATATATTGATTCCATGCAAAAAATAAGGCGTTAAGGGGGTGGGGTGTGGAATTCGGAGATGCTGAGTTTCAATCCTAATTTAATTTAAGGCCCTGATTACAAGGAGGGGGGGGGTTACCCTagagctagggttaccctagcactcacacatttcttctttttttcatcgacgtgtttacaagacagctagggttaccctagtgCTTGGGTTTCCctagcgctagggtaaccctagctgccttgcaAACGCTCTTctagggacaactcgcctacccgggacaactttttagcTTTTTCCATAGTGACGCTGGTGGTTACAAAGCACACACAGTTGTCAAGGGTGGTAGGGTAACCCAActtgtgaaattttgcttgtaaactcgggctatctttgaccctcctcctagggtaaccctagcagtagGGTTACCTTGCCTGCTTGTAGACAGGGCCTAATTTGCAACGGCATGCTTGTTTCTCAAAAATCTTCAGATCAGATGTTCtcatagtctccttcgcagccgctcaGGCCGGAGTCACGCAAGAGCGGCccggcccgagcggctgcgaaggaAACTAATGTTCACATTGAACGTAACCAAAGAGATATACCGGGGAAGTTTTCAAGGGGATCTTTTTCGCGTATTTTGGCATTAGAAAAGGCTGGCTAGCTCGGTTTATCAGTTTCGCTACGAAGTTCGTCGATGGAATCTGACTTTCAGCGATCTACTTGGAACAAAAAGATTCattgataaaaaacaaaaattcaaagatcaaattcgttgtaatgataataaaaaagCCCCTTGCTCTTTAATCAAAACTCTTCATTCGTTacaagtaaaaaagaaatttattgtACAGGTTACCCTGAAACATAATCAGCTTGTCTTGGTCATACATACAGCTGGTTTCTTACGTATCACCTTTGTAGAGCTATCAAGGCTTTCGCAAataatattttgaaaacaaagatgAGTGAATGTCAGCTCGAACCAACAAAATGTCATTCCACACTTTTCAAACATAAAAGCACCGTCAACAGGTTTTATCCTacttttcctgattttttttttcgcccaTAAAACTTCAATCAGTTGTTGAGACTAGTTCCGCAGAAGTTCTGGCTTTTTCCCACTATTTTGCTCAttcttctttatttttatttgtcataCAAGCCgaagttaattttctttgtcaaaataaaaggtCTCACGTCTCAAGactgtttattcaagtgtctccAAAAGCATCTGCTGCTTGAAAGAAATCTGTTTCGGCTTTCGCGATTTTCCTAGAAAACATAACCATTTTGCCGTCTGtagtattttttttaacctaacATGGAAGCGTTGAAATACAGTGATCCGCTGAgtttctttccttgttttttaaTGATCCAAAGCCTGTGAAGCAGCTTTGCAATAATTAACGCAGAAGATAGACTCTTTCCAAAAAAAGGAGATACCGCATTGGTTTTAAAATGCAGAAGAACCAGAAGAAAATAAGTTGTTATAATAAGAAACGTTTTTTGAAGGCTGGCTTGCAGGTTAATCAAATCAGAATCAGCCTATCTGGAAATAATACGATTGTTGACgacagctacatgtacagtagcaTTGGAGCTTGCAATGCTATTGTGGTCACACAACTAAAAGATTGATCGAAATTAAATTCTCTCTCCAATTTGCTTTCAAACGTATAGTTCAACGGCGATTTATCTTTTGTGTTGAACgcaccttaattaattaaagcattttgtgaatttttcaTGTGCACGGTTGAACTCTTCAGTTTGTTACTCTTAACTTGAGTGAGAGGAGCTAAGAATTGACTTCTCAACAGACTTAGGTTCGAAAGAGAGTAGTCGATGGTCTTTTTCAgttttcgtcgcttttaagaatCAACTCATTTCTCACTTACCCagtttccttccttttcttttgatgGTTCAAACCTTCGTCCTTTCGCCATATCGCTTGTATGCTGAGGACTTTTTTTAACCGATATAAATGTTTACATGCTGTGCGATCGGTcgcttctgttttgttttgcaatTCAATACTGTCGTCGCCAAGCCCCCCTAGCAACCACGACCGCTGATTTCCATACTCGCCGACACCATTTCAATGGCGGCCATGCGAACAACAATTTCCTGATCGAATGAGGCGGTTTTCAATTATATCCATGGACGGTATAGGAATTGCGGTTCGCTCTGTCATTTCTCGTGTTAATGATGTAACAGCTAAGCGGTCGAACGTAAGTGTTAAGCCTAAAACCTGGAAATGAAAAAGTCGATAATATAAATGTAGCTGGTAATATGTCTTGTTAAAagtgtatatatttttaaagcGCAAGTTAACCAATGTTCATGATCATGATATGATATGCAAATTAGGTGGACGGATCCAGTTCGAAACTTGTAGTAAAAGCTTtcagaataattgttaaagtgcctctgtgatcaaaaaaaccacttccttttttccttcagattttgaaagtgtgtttgcttaacacctgactggcaaaattttgagctttgatttttatcgaaaggccgcttactttgagtgtaagttttggatttcacgtccgccattactcacgttcaaaactgaccgattggaactcagacggttggatccagggaaacgtgacgtcagaggctcactagcttaaaaattcagcatgtgaacgcagcttattatatatgcaaagcgtgagtttaaaagtctgaaagcccaaaacgcccgtgctgcatattaattttgcagcgtacacacgtattgcattcttaaactagaccctccgtgagggtacactgggttgcctgtggtacgtgcagcgttccacgcaatttttttcaagttggggggggggggggggtcactcAGAAgacataccagaagtcataccactcgatgtataaaatctttctttccttacaaggaccgtattaatcgttcacgacaatccagagttatttacagagcaaattgttgggattgtaatggtttttacatcggtaaaactaaacggcggcttcacgatagaaaaaccgaacattttaaggccctagctaaaaatgacaatacttcagccattgctgaccacgtcaaggccactggacataacatcaagtgggatcattttgatattttagcgaagggcaaaactgactatcattgtaaaataaaagagaccttctttattcaagaacttgagccagctttcaacgtcaacgtcggaagtgaaatgctgatgctttattaatcttttctgtttttattaatattataattattattattatatattttactgttaagtatttgcttaatctaggttccagtcccctcatccgctttgttatatatcatagctgttttaaatttcaacggttacttttgaaaatgtatgtagagcacatacgaaacgtcaagtcatagttaaaatgaacaagttcaatatgtttatcactgctgtttgtgtcttatttttgatcataccagaagtcatacaagcagaggccctttggctcacaggtcctcacacgttcgtacgacgaaacagatccttttctgaggttaaaaagaaattcctgtcctctttaaaaaaaattgacacgcattgcttacgtgtggtagtgaagtaacagcgatttattccataatgtcaactgagctgtgtgttgtcttccaggagattcaagttgtccttgcgtaatatgtagctctaacagtgcacgatattgttttggtattgtctatcattgtagtgccatggtaggaGTCttcggtaaatagcctgagaagacatgtggttactagcaaagtactgagcccagaaagattgaagaaaataaatgggaagtgaaaaacattgtcttctgggttgacatgttgacagttgtctttgcgtaatatgtaggtctaacattacacgatattgttttggtattgtctatcattgtagcgccatggtagaagtcttagataaatagccccttgagaagacatgtggttactagcaaagtactgaacccagagagactgaagaaaataaaagggaatcgagaaacattggcttctgggctgacatgttgatcttgcaacttctttccaccacaagtgtaagcgtgcactgacagcatctgacagctttgtaaacaaaagttgaaagctgagcgagctaagaaatataccactcagtaacagaagcataggaccgaaaattctattttaatgctatcaaatgcgaaccaagcaagatacagattttgttagcttgctttatgcaaaacaaatattgatgtaaaagtaaataaatatggatacacaatttttaagaagagcagaaggaagtttcaggacggtcgatcgagcataaaatattttgccatcggtaacaaaatctacgacatgaaaacaacattaaatttgaaccacgaatataaaaagttaccatcagcgaaaaacagtttgggagattttagttgttttgttgtaattgtacaagtttggctgcaccgagtaaatcgcacatcgaattcagcgggcgcagtgatcaagttaccgcgttattttaccgcggcatgtttactcgcgaaacagtgacgCATCTGtatcaaatgatgccaagctaccgggtttttgtttttgttagttttctttttctttcgattgttataaattttgacaagaaatgtgcaaattcaacacaaagatcacaatcgcccaactctcagaggttgaccattgtttctggaaaatcaaaaatttactctccaagacaaggttatttatcaccgggtaattccatcgttttggtaatagcagctactttattatttatcagcgtcacaatcttttgccgattttgggggtcattttgttgaaactcaagcacgcttccaacagacctgtttattttcgtgacttatgcgttaccacaaaaattctccccgtatcacatttcagcacatgtatgcaaatttgctaagctcgaaaattacacaacatgataaatttacaaaagctggaaatttcactgaaatattttccaccgaaacattttttgaaacaagcaacatatttgctataagaggcaagaaacccttcctatttcagttgcgtgcgtgcaagcgaaacacacaatcacaaagcatacgcaattaaataaatttctgacagttcacattcaacccttttcgaaagaaccttgaccgtaaataataaagcacaaaagagacaacaagctttcattcaagtaatttttcactgccacatttccattttttttttaacctttgcagagttgagtacaaaatgaatgttatttgccagacaaacaggcaaactttaaatagatgcgacttcagtaaacactgtgagacacacaacagagatcacagatctacttgtggtgttcgattccttctctgtctttgttgaacccgaaagttaccagagaaatttccatttggtttcagtgttgtacgtaacaccaccttggcgaaatattagaagtacagcatattttgatttcggctcgacgggcgaaagattcacgctgt containing:
- the LOC138043535 gene encoding testis-expressed protein 36-like produces the protein MAKGRRFEPSKEKEGNWFCTSGWPRTLDDSKPPEKRVASAPERFEEKHEVPFKRFPFSSHDNRHAFQDEGEYFGNGLGRRTFPDRCQHYSSNLITWNATNDARTCYVASFQGVPGADNSRYRRFPRFHTKKNHESAPLRTTTTKWFQRPDVPFKTPLNVLAITQEPFLAPNQWAYSYRPTWR